In the Lysinibacillus sp. PLM2 genome, one interval contains:
- a CDS encoding twitching motility protein PilT: MNKFSIDALLKRAFEEKASDLHITVGIPPVYRINGRLEQYGEVIIEPSDVKEMVKAILPKHKVDEYEDKGETDFNYSLEDICRFRVNAYHQRNVGAIAFRLIPSKIPTIESLGMPEVLYNLAEKPQGLILVTGPTGSGKSTTLAAMLNYINETKSKHIITLEDPIEYLHHHKQSVINQREIGVDTGDFASGLRASLRQDPDVILVGEMRDLETISTAITAAETGHLVFATLHTSSAPTTIDRIIDVFPPHQQGQIRIQLANVIQGIISQRLFVRKDEKGRIAATEIMVAVPAVTNLIRNEKIHQIPSVMQTSRALGMHTLQASLQDLVSRGKVSLEEARPYLNVGEYS, from the coding sequence TACAGTGGGGATTCCCCCTGTATATCGTATTAATGGTCGTTTGGAGCAGTATGGTGAAGTAATTATTGAACCATCTGATGTGAAGGAAATGGTAAAAGCAATTTTACCTAAACATAAAGTAGATGAGTATGAGGATAAAGGGGAAACCGACTTTAACTATTCATTAGAGGATATTTGTCGTTTCCGTGTCAATGCTTACCATCAAAGAAATGTTGGAGCTATCGCATTTCGTTTAATCCCTTCAAAAATACCGACAATTGAATCTTTAGGAATGCCAGAAGTGTTATATAATCTTGCGGAAAAGCCACAAGGATTAATTTTAGTTACTGGTCCAACTGGTTCAGGGAAATCGACTACTTTGGCTGCTATGTTGAATTACATTAATGAAACGAAGTCAAAACATATTATTACCCTGGAAGATCCGATTGAATATTTACACCATCATAAACAATCCGTTATAAACCAACGAGAAATTGGCGTTGATACAGGTGATTTTGCAAGTGGTTTACGCGCTTCACTACGACAAGACCCTGATGTTATTTTAGTCGGTGAGATGCGTGATTTAGAAACTATCTCTACAGCTATTACTGCTGCTGAAACTGGACACTTAGTGTTTGCGACATTGCATACTTCGAGTGCACCAACAACCATCGACCGTATTATTGACGTTTTTCCTCCGCATCAACAAGGTCAAATTCGTATTCAGTTAGCAAATGTAATTCAGGGGATTATTTCACAAAGACTTTTTGTAAGAAAAGATGAGAAAGGACGAATTGCAGCTACGGAAATTATGGTTGCGGTACCTGCTGTAACGAACCTAATCCGAAATGAAAAGATTCATCAAATCCCAAGTGTTATGCAAACGAGTAGAGCTTTAGGTATGCATACATTACAGGCTTCACTTCAAGATTTAGTATCGAGAGGAAAAGTTTCATTAGAGGAAGCAAGACCCTATTTGAACGTTGGTGAATATAGTTGA